Proteins encoded within one genomic window of Paroedura picta isolate Pp20150507F chromosome 17, Ppicta_v3.0, whole genome shotgun sequence:
- the BHLHA15 gene encoding class A basic helix-loop-helix protein 15, with amino-acid sequence MKAKSKGAKRRHTVPEEAAHQEPAQEKDEILKCSRRREKRNQESSKAAARPSKLPWSSKDRRMRRLESNERERQRMHNLNNAFQALREVIPHVRAENKLSKIETLTLAKNYIKSLTSTILRMSNGHLPPAVGGSTSGSRSKLYEHYQQQCGEEESPEQLQKYSTQIHSFRQGS; translated from the coding sequence ATGAAGGCCAAAAGCAAAGGGGCAAAACGTAGGCACACGGTGCCGGAGGAGGCAGCGCACCAGGAACCGGCCCAGGAGAAAGACGAGATTCTGAAATGTTCGCGGCGCCGGGAAAAGAGGAACCAAGAGAGCAGCAAGGCGGCCGCGCGGCCCTCAAAGCTCCCCTGGAGCAGCAAAGACCGGCGGATGCGCCGGTTGGAGAGCAACGAACGCGAGCGCCAGCGCATGCACAACCTGAACAATGCTTTCCAGGCCCTGAGGGAGGTGATCCCGCACGTCCGGGCGGAGAACAAGCTCTCCAAAATCGAGACCCTCACCTTGGCCAAGAACTACATCAAGTCTCTCACCTCGACGATCCTCAGGATGTCGAACGGACACCTCCCTCCTGCCGTCGGCGGCTCCACCTCCGGCAGCCGGTCCAAACTCTATGAACATTATCAGCAGCAATGCGGCGAAGAGGAGTCTCCGGAGCAGCTCCAGAAGTACTCCACCCAGATCCACAGCTTCCGGCAAGGCAGCTAA